The proteins below are encoded in one region of Reichenbachiella sp. 5M10:
- a CDS encoding DUF3109 family protein — translation MIILDNAVLSDDLKERHFVCDLNKCKGACCVEGDLGAPLDEEELPLIEEVIEVVKPYLSHEGREAIEKEGAYLLDEEGDYSTTTINGRECAFAIYDEKNILKCAIDQAYRDGKVTWQKPISCHLYPIRITKYDHYDALNYDQWDICAPACNLGEQLKVPVYKFLKEPLVRKYGKEWYGKLEQEIEGKQEL, via the coding sequence ATGATAATTTTGGATAATGCGGTTCTTTCGGATGATTTGAAAGAGAGGCATTTTGTGTGTGACTTGAACAAATGCAAGGGAGCATGCTGTGTGGAGGGGGATTTGGGTGCGCCACTGGATGAGGAGGAGTTGCCATTGATTGAGGAAGTCATAGAGGTAGTCAAACCCTACCTGTCCCACGAAGGTCGAGAGGCAATAGAAAAGGAAGGTGCATATCTGCTAGACGAAGAAGGGGACTACTCTACCACGACCATCAACGGTCGGGAGTGTGCCTTTGCAATCTATGACGAAAAAAATATTCTCAAATGTGCGATTGATCAGGCTTATCGTGACGGCAAAGTCACCTGGCAAAAGCCCATATCCTGCCATCTATATCCTATTCGTATCACGAAGTACGATCATTATGATGCGTTGAATTATGATCAGTGGGACATCTGTGCACCTGCATGTAACTTGGGCGAACAACTCAAAGTGCCCGTGTACAAATTTCTAAAAGAACCTCTTGTGAGGAAATATGGAAAGGAATGGTACGGGAAATTAGAGCAAGAGATAGAAGGAAAGCAAGAGCTATAG
- a CDS encoding response regulator — MSKPVKILIIDDDEINNLICTKVINDYNPETQVESLTSSTRGLTYLEEKVKSSPQDLPDVILLDINMPTISGWDFIREYRKMMTAVDTEKIKLFVLTSSQYYQDAELADQYREVQKLFTKPLTSEILEEVDTYLTKNVE, encoded by the coding sequence ATGAGCAAGCCCGTAAAAATTTTAATAATCGATGACGATGAAATCAATAACTTGATTTGTACGAAAGTAATTAATGACTATAATCCCGAAACCCAAGTTGAGTCCTTGACGAGTTCGACCCGAGGGTTGACCTATCTGGAGGAGAAAGTAAAGAGTAGTCCTCAGGATTTGCCGGATGTGATTTTGTTGGATATCAATATGCCGACGATCAGTGGATGGGATTTTATCCGAGAGTACCGCAAGATGATGACAGCAGTCGATACGGAAAAAATAAAATTGTTTGTCCTGACTTCCTCACAGTACTACCAAGATGCAGAGCTGGCAGATCAATACAGAGAGGTGCAAAAACTGTTTACTAAACCCCTAACCTCAGAAATATTGGAGGAGGTGGATACCTATTTGACTAAAAATGTCGAATGA
- a CDS encoding DUF2911 domain-containing protein, producing MRTQIIHRITLLATLSLLLLGPLLAQTPKASPPKTAEREINGKTITINYSSPSKKGRQIWGELVKYDKVWRTGANEATTLEISDDILIGGKALKKGKYALFTIPNKDKWTIIINSNANQWGAYSYDKERDVLRFDVKPSPASFTEMFTITISETGTISLIWDELKVEFPIE from the coding sequence ATGCGCACACAAATAATACACCGCATCACACTACTCGCTACTTTGTCTCTCCTGCTACTCGGGCCACTCTTGGCTCAAACTCCCAAAGCCAGCCCTCCCAAAACTGCTGAGAGAGAGATCAACGGCAAGACCATCACCATCAACTACTCAAGCCCCTCTAAAAAAGGTCGCCAAATATGGGGAGAGCTCGTCAAGTATGACAAAGTATGGCGTACAGGTGCAAATGAAGCGACTACACTAGAAATAAGCGACGATATCCTCATTGGCGGCAAAGCACTAAAGAAAGGGAAATATGCACTATTCACTATTCCTAACAAGGACAAATGGACCATCATCATCAACAGCAATGCAAACCAATGGGGAGCCTACAGCTACGACAAAGAACGGGATGTACTGCGTTTTGACGTGAAACCTAGCCCAGCGAGCTTTACTGAAATGTTTACCATCACCATCTCAGAAACGGGCACCATTTCACTGATTTGGGACGAACTCAAAGTTGAGTTTCCCATCGAATAG
- a CDS encoding replication-associated recombination protein A: MLNQSPLAERLRPTSLEELVGQSHLKGILKRAVSSGMVPSMVLWGPPGVGKTTIANIIANTAKMPFFSLSAINAGVKDIREVIAKAKYGAKSILFIDEIHRFNKSQQDALLAAVEKGQITLIGATTENPSFEVNAALLSRCQTYTLKALEKEELMMLVDKALRQDEFLSKENITIAEDQALLRLSGGDGRKLLNLLEVVIESIEGEEKVVTNDWVIEVAQQKAAMYDKDGEMHYDIISAFIKSIRGSDPNAAVYYLARMIEGGEDVKFIARRLLILASEDIGNANPTALVIANNAFQAVNVIGYPEARIILSQCVTYLACSAKSNAAYMAINRAQQLVQQTGDLSIPLDIRNAPTNLMKDLGYGKGYQYAHDHKGNFVMQEYLPDEIKGTALYDPKGNAREEEMRKRLHAQWKGKYGY, from the coding sequence ATGTTGAATCAGTCACCCTTGGCGGAGCGTTTGAGACCTACAAGTCTAGAAGAGCTCGTTGGTCAATCTCATCTCAAAGGAATATTGAAGCGTGCCGTTTCGTCAGGTATGGTGCCATCTATGGTTTTGTGGGGGCCTCCTGGAGTGGGTAAAACCACCATCGCAAACATCATCGCCAATACCGCGAAGATGCCATTCTTTTCGCTGAGTGCGATCAATGCAGGTGTCAAAGATATTCGTGAGGTGATCGCCAAAGCGAAATATGGTGCTAAATCCATACTTTTTATTGATGAGATTCACCGCTTCAACAAGTCACAGCAGGATGCCTTGTTGGCTGCTGTAGAGAAGGGGCAAATCACACTTATCGGGGCGACTACCGAAAACCCTAGTTTTGAGGTCAATGCGGCACTTTTGTCTAGATGTCAGACCTACACACTCAAAGCTCTGGAAAAAGAGGAACTGATGATGCTCGTGGACAAAGCCTTGCGGCAGGATGAATTTTTGTCCAAGGAGAATATTACCATTGCCGAAGACCAAGCTTTGTTGCGATTGTCCGGAGGAGATGGTCGGAAGCTCCTCAATCTGCTAGAGGTAGTCATCGAGTCAATCGAGGGCGAAGAGAAGGTCGTTACCAATGATTGGGTTATCGAGGTAGCCCAACAGAAAGCTGCGATGTATGACAAGGATGGAGAGATGCACTATGACATCATTTCGGCCTTCATCAAGTCTATTCGAGGGAGTGATCCTAATGCAGCGGTGTATTATCTTGCTCGCATGATCGAGGGGGGGGAGGATGTCAAATTCATAGCGCGTAGGTTGCTAATCTTAGCTTCTGAGGATATCGGCAATGCTAACCCAACGGCTCTTGTGATTGCCAACAATGCCTTTCAGGCGGTGAATGTAATAGGGTATCCAGAGGCTCGCATCATCTTGTCACAGTGTGTGACTTACCTCGCTTGTTCGGCGAAGAGCAATGCGGCTTATATGGCCATCAATCGTGCTCAGCAGTTGGTGCAGCAAACAGGAGATTTGTCGATTCCTTTGGACATACGCAATGCCCCGACCAACCTGATGAAGGACTTGGGGTATGGCAAAGGATATCAATATGCCCATGATCATAAGGGGAATTTTGTGATGCAGGAATATCTGCCGGATGAGATCAAAGGCACTGCCCTATACGACCCAAAAGGGAATGCACGTGAAGAAGAAATGCGTAAAAGACTCCATGCCCAGTGGAAAGGGAAATATGGGTACTGA
- a CDS encoding MmcQ/YjbR family DNA-binding protein, with protein sequence MNIEEFRAYCLSKPGVTEGFPFDESTLVFKVMNKLFALTNIDDFVSINLKCDPELALELREQYSSVQPGYHMNKKHWNTVTVGQDASDQHVFEWTDHSYQLIVDKLPKKLKEELAHL encoded by the coding sequence ATGAATATCGAGGAGTTTAGAGCGTATTGTTTGAGTAAACCAGGAGTGACCGAAGGGTTCCCCTTTGATGAGTCTACGTTGGTATTCAAAGTCATGAACAAACTTTTCGCTTTGACCAATATTGATGATTTCGTATCGATCAACCTCAAATGTGACCCTGAACTTGCTCTCGAACTGCGGGAACAGTACTCCTCCGTTCAGCCTGGGTATCACATGAACAAGAAACACTGGAATACGGTCACTGTGGGACAAGACGCATCTGATCAGCATGTTTTTGAATGGACGGATCACTCGTACCAGCTTATAGTGGACAAGCTACCGAAGAAACTGAAAGAGGAGTTGGCTCATTTATAG
- a CDS encoding DUF6728 family protein: MTKQKKNKGGVKEFFALGELFGYFFRKRDPEGKGDFSLKAMHFINKFSIIVFLLGILYFVFKKFLF, from the coding sequence ATGACAAAACAAAAAAAGAACAAAGGAGGGGTGAAGGAGTTTTTCGCTCTGGGGGAACTATTTGGGTACTTCTTTAGGAAGCGTGACCCAGAAGGAAAGGGAGATTTCAGTTTGAAAGCCATGCATTTTATCAATAAGTTTTCCATCATAGTTTTCTTGTTGGGGATATTGTATTTTGTATTCAAGAAGTTTTTATTTTGA
- the ispG gene encoding (E)-4-hydroxy-3-methylbut-2-enyl-diphosphate synthase: MVLDKKKYCNSLTTYSRRTAIEVNIGQVPMGANHPIRVQSMTTVDTMDTEGSVAQTIRMVESGCEYVRITAPSIKEAQNLQEIKDRLRKQQIQVPLVADIHFTPNAAELAAQIVEKVRVNPGNYADKKKFEEIEYTDASYEEELVRIREKFTPLVELCKIHGTAMRIGTNHGSLSDRIMSRFGDTPLGMVESALEFLRICDELDYHNIVLSMKASNTRIMVQAYRLLVHKLDEEGLKPYPLHLGVTEAGDGEDGRIKSAVGIGALLEDGLGDTVRVSLTEEPEYEAPVAQSLIDRYARRTGHQAIAPLAESPVDPFSYERRKSIEVLNIGEHNVPRVVANCVAAPIVEMADLKAYGHHYLPELDKWKMSDTGADYIYTGTSPIPFMLPNGLKEILDYSAWKILSDQVNKYPLIAAEQLGMVSHEVVFVSVDAADLTVVKKLKNEEGIVVMLATKNEHALAEMRRFIFEMILEGVEAPVVLCREIVESDMTEFQLASATDVGGLLIDGLGDGVMLSGHGQGKVENATAFGILQAARTRMTKTEYISCPSCGRTLFDLQETTAMIRKRTDHLKGIKIGIMGCIVNGPGEMADADYGYVGSGKGKITLYRGQTVVKRAVPSANAVDELIEIIREDDNWVEPEVVNALES, encoded by the coding sequence ATGGTTTTGGACAAAAAGAAGTATTGCAATTCGCTCACTACCTACTCACGTAGAACTGCCATAGAGGTCAATATCGGTCAGGTACCTATGGGCGCGAACCACCCGATACGGGTACAATCCATGACGACCGTAGATACCATGGATACTGAAGGGTCCGTAGCTCAGACGATTCGTATGGTTGAGTCAGGTTGTGAGTATGTGCGTATCACTGCGCCTAGCATCAAAGAGGCCCAAAATCTCCAAGAAATCAAAGACCGGCTGAGAAAGCAACAAATCCAGGTGCCTTTGGTAGCAGACATCCATTTTACTCCGAATGCGGCGGAGTTGGCAGCTCAGATTGTTGAGAAAGTCAGAGTCAATCCGGGCAATTACGCGGACAAGAAGAAATTCGAAGAAATAGAATATACCGACGCTTCCTATGAGGAAGAATTGGTGCGGATCAGAGAAAAATTCACCCCTCTCGTCGAACTATGCAAGATACATGGTACTGCGATGCGTATAGGTACCAACCACGGTTCGCTATCTGATCGAATCATGAGCCGATTTGGAGATACTCCATTGGGGATGGTTGAGTCTGCATTGGAGTTTTTGAGGATATGTGACGAGTTGGATTATCATAATATCGTACTGTCTATGAAGGCCAGCAATACCCGTATCATGGTGCAGGCCTACCGCCTATTAGTACACAAGCTGGACGAAGAAGGGTTGAAACCTTATCCACTCCACCTAGGAGTGACCGAAGCGGGAGATGGCGAAGACGGACGAATCAAGTCTGCGGTAGGTATCGGAGCACTGTTGGAAGACGGTCTAGGAGATACGGTGAGGGTGTCGCTGACCGAAGAACCCGAGTACGAAGCTCCTGTGGCTCAATCCTTGATCGATCGTTATGCACGGCGCACAGGGCACCAAGCGATCGCTCCATTGGCAGAGTCTCCAGTTGATCCGTTCAGTTACGAACGGAGGAAGTCCATTGAAGTACTGAATATCGGAGAACACAACGTGCCTCGCGTGGTGGCCAATTGTGTAGCAGCGCCAATTGTAGAGATGGCGGATTTGAAAGCGTATGGCCATCACTATCTCCCCGAATTGGACAAATGGAAAATGAGCGATACTGGGGCAGATTATATTTACACAGGCACATCACCTATTCCATTCATGTTGCCCAATGGGTTGAAAGAAATACTCGACTATTCAGCCTGGAAAATCCTAAGTGACCAAGTCAATAAATACCCGTTGATAGCAGCCGAACAATTGGGGATGGTGAGTCATGAAGTAGTGTTTGTGTCGGTGGATGCTGCTGATTTGACTGTCGTCAAAAAACTAAAAAATGAAGAGGGTATAGTCGTCATGCTCGCTACGAAAAATGAGCATGCTCTGGCAGAAATGCGCCGATTCATCTTTGAGATGATTCTAGAAGGTGTAGAAGCTCCGGTGGTGTTGTGTAGAGAGATTGTAGAGTCAGATATGACTGAGTTTCAATTGGCCTCTGCCACGGACGTTGGAGGATTATTGATTGATGGGCTCGGGGATGGAGTCATGCTGTCCGGGCACGGTCAGGGCAAAGTAGAGAATGCGACGGCCTTTGGGATTTTGCAAGCGGCCAGGACTCGCATGACTAAAACGGAATATATATCTTGCCCTTCATGTGGGCGAACTCTCTTTGATCTACAGGAGACAACAGCTATGATTCGTAAGCGAACAGACCACCTCAAGGGTATAAAGATCGGAATCATGGGGTGCATCGTCAACGGACCAGGAGAAATGGCCGATGCGGATTACGGGTATGTAGGTTCTGGCAAAGGGAAAATCACACTCTATCGTGGGCAGACTGTCGTCAAGCGTGCGGTGCCTTCTGCCAATGCTGTGGATGAATTGATTGAGATTATCAGAGAAGACGATAATTGGGTAGAGCCAGAGGTTGTCAATGCACTTGAATCATGA
- a CDS encoding SDR family oxidoreductase produces the protein MSKTIVITGGTKGIGRATVEHFAAQDYHVITCARHQEDLDEMLADMSRKGKLSVYQADLSKNEEVLAFAEWVKKTVSQVDVLVNNAGVFIPGSLAGEEAGSLEFMINTNLYSAYHLTRALLPQMTLQGSGDIFNICSVASLRAYDNGGSYSISKFALYGFSQNLRHELKPTGLRVVSVMPGATWTASWEGVDLPEERFVKSSDVAESIWSAHQMSRNTVIEDIVIRPQLGDI, from the coding sequence ATGAGTAAAACAATAGTAATCACAGGAGGAACCAAAGGGATTGGTCGAGCGACCGTTGAACACTTTGCTGCACAAGACTACCATGTAATCACATGTGCTCGACACCAGGAGGATCTCGACGAGATGCTGGCCGATATGAGCCGAAAGGGCAAGTTGTCTGTGTATCAGGCGGATCTTTCCAAAAATGAGGAGGTATTGGCTTTCGCCGAATGGGTCAAGAAGACTGTGTCCCAGGTGGATGTTTTGGTCAATAATGCAGGGGTTTTTATACCAGGCTCGCTTGCTGGTGAAGAGGCTGGGAGTTTGGAGTTTATGATCAATACCAATCTTTACAGTGCGTACCACCTCACTCGGGCTTTGCTACCACAGATGACACTGCAGGGTAGTGGAGATATATTCAACATTTGCTCGGTCGCAAGTCTTCGCGCCTATGACAATGGGGGATCGTATAGTATTTCCAAGTTTGCGTTATACGGTTTTTCACAAAATCTGCGTCACGAACTCAAGCCGACAGGGCTTCGTGTGGTGTCAGTGATGCCTGGCGCAACATGGACGGCTAGTTGGGAAGGAGTAGATTTGCCAGAAGAGCGATTCGTCAAATCTAGCGATGTGGCAGAGTCGATTTGGTCTGCTCATCAAATGTCGCGCAATACCGTGATCGAAGACATCGTCATACGACCGCAGTTAGGGGATATCTAA
- a CDS encoding ABC transporter permease, producing the protein MRSFGRFILFISSMFVRRESFMTYVKLVFEECTKIGVNSIFLVAIVSTFIGAVTTLQTAYNLVSPFIPPYVISMVVRDMTILELAPTVMAIVYAGKVGSNIAGELGSMRITEQIDALEVMGINASSYLVLPKIIASLITYPMLVVISAFLSLVGGYLAGTLAGVITPTEYIYGIRYEFVAFNITFALTKAYVFAFLVAAISAYKGFFTSGGALEVGVASTSAVTNSCIAILCADFLLTNIML; encoded by the coding sequence ATGCGCAGTTTCGGACGATTCATTTTATTCATCTCCTCCATGTTTGTCAGACGAGAGTCTTTCATGACTTATGTCAAATTGGTTTTCGAAGAGTGCACCAAAATTGGGGTTAATTCCATCTTTTTGGTTGCTATCGTATCGACCTTTATCGGAGCAGTGACGACTTTACAGACGGCTTACAATTTGGTCAGCCCATTCATCCCTCCTTATGTGATTTCAATGGTGGTGAGAGACATGACCATCCTAGAACTCGCCCCTACCGTAATGGCAATTGTATATGCTGGCAAGGTCGGATCCAACATTGCCGGTGAGCTAGGGTCGATGCGCATCACCGAGCAGATCGATGCACTCGAAGTGATGGGAATCAATGCCAGCTCCTATTTGGTGCTGCCCAAAATCATCGCTTCATTGATCACTTACCCCATGCTTGTTGTGATCTCCGCCTTCTTGTCCCTCGTAGGAGGGTATCTTGCGGGCACACTCGCTGGTGTGATCACCCCGACCGAATACATCTATGGTATCCGCTATGAGTTTGTCGCCTTCAACATCACGTTCGCTCTCACCAAGGCCTATGTTTTTGCCTTTTTGGTTGCTGCTATCTCGGCATACAAAGGCTTCTTCACCAGTGGTGGAGCACTCGAAGTAGGAGTGGCCAGTACTTCGGCCGTCACCAACAGCTGTATCGCCATCCTCTGTGCAGACTTCCTATTGACCAACATAATGCTCTGA
- a CDS encoding ABC transporter ATP-binding protein — translation MIEINRLTKSFDGKTIINDISATFIQGKTNLIIGSSGTGKSVLLKNIVGLVQPDAGEVLFDGRNFTTADKNLKTEIRREIGMLFQSSALFDSKNVEENIMFPLDVLTDMSKTEKLDRVNHCLERVGMAGINQKMPSEISGGMKKRVGIARAIVNDSKYLFCDEPNSGLDPQTSILIDNLIHEITDELNITTIIVTHDMNSVMEIGENIIFLYKGQKLWEGNNETIFDSDSDELQDFIFANKLMRAVKKNRG, via the coding sequence ATGATAGAAATCAATCGTTTGACCAAGTCATTTGATGGCAAAACAATCATCAACGACATCAGTGCTACTTTCATTCAAGGGAAAACCAATTTGATCATTGGTTCCAGTGGCACAGGCAAAAGTGTCCTCTTGAAAAACATAGTCGGCTTGGTACAACCTGACGCAGGAGAAGTCTTATTCGACGGGCGAAACTTCACCACTGCCGACAAAAACCTAAAAACAGAGATCAGACGAGAGATCGGCATGCTCTTTCAGAGTAGTGCGTTGTTTGACTCTAAGAATGTCGAGGAGAATATCATGTTTCCGTTGGATGTACTCACCGACATGTCCAAAACCGAAAAGCTAGATAGAGTCAATCACTGTCTCGAACGAGTCGGCATGGCTGGCATCAATCAAAAAATGCCTTCGGAAATAAGTGGGGGAATGAAAAAACGCGTGGGAATAGCACGAGCTATCGTCAACGACTCGAAGTACCTATTTTGTGATGAGCCAAATTCGGGGCTAGACCCTCAAACCTCAATCCTCATCGATAACCTCATCCATGAAATCACTGACGAACTCAACATCACGACTATCATCGTCACACACGACATGAACTCCGTCATGGAAATCGGTGAGAACATTATCTTCTTGTATAAGGGACAAAAACTATGGGAGGGCAACAACGAGACGATCTTTGACAGTGACTCTGACGAACTACAAGACTTTATTTTTGCCAACAAGCTCATGCGGGCAGTAAAAAAGAATAGAGGCTAA